From Paenibacillus polymyxa, the proteins below share one genomic window:
- a CDS encoding ABC transporter ATP-binding protein, producing the protein MFQLIRKYIKPLLALQITVLCIIIINILFMIYQPILMQRLIDSYNTETLSAKEICYLGGLFLLLLIGGGLTGALRDSIIFKIKNLLQFRLRNDIYQQNLNLRSHQPPGKIISLLYNDVEALTGLLNQAFIAMFTDCLTIVATVVVLYFMNWKLATVSLIFIPIYFFLYYNSKKKVYQLNVAYKKQYEDMTETLQLGLKQKWTAIRFNRQKYSNALFCREQILLVRILKKLFARELLLGIISNFLSGFFPLLLLVIGGFLLIYGEITLGTLVAFSTYIVKLLQPVSRLSQLNVGVQSAVASAERILNFFNLNDVWNGTKIEKFMGNGIYVKNVSFSYNSLTPILDDISFEIKKNQMLGIVGESGSGKTTIVKLLTGEVIPTKGEIHYGDNRLHDLNKNYFYKNIAVVTQEELLTTGTIFNNIAFGNKNATLDEVVNISKKVGLHDYISSLPEKYNTNIISGKYDLSVGQKQRLAIARALLHNAPVLILDELTSALDAETESLILRLLNELKGKRTIIIIAHKFQTVIHADHILVVQNGQIVEQGSHADLMSYNSTYSNSYMKQIDFLQNEVPEPSYK; encoded by the coding sequence ATGTTCCAACTAATCAGAAAATACATTAAGCCTTTACTGGCACTACAAATTACTGTACTTTGTATCATTATCATAAATATATTGTTCATGATCTACCAACCTATTTTAATGCAGCGGCTGATAGATTCCTATAACACAGAAACACTCTCAGCTAAAGAGATCTGCTATTTAGGTGGCCTTTTTTTATTACTACTAATTGGTGGAGGATTGACAGGAGCACTGAGAGATTCAATCATTTTTAAAATCAAAAATTTATTACAGTTCCGATTGAGGAATGATATTTATCAACAAAATCTTAATTTACGAAGTCATCAGCCCCCCGGAAAAATTATTTCCTTACTCTATAATGATGTCGAAGCTCTTACTGGATTGCTAAATCAAGCATTTATAGCTATGTTTACGGACTGTCTGACGATTGTCGCAACCGTTGTTGTTCTCTATTTTATGAATTGGAAGCTGGCAACGGTCTCCCTGATCTTTATCCCTATTTACTTTTTCTTATACTACAATTCCAAAAAGAAAGTCTACCAATTAAATGTTGCCTACAAAAAACAATATGAAGATATGACAGAAACCCTTCAGTTAGGTTTGAAACAAAAATGGACTGCAATCAGATTTAACCGTCAAAAATATAGTAATGCCCTATTTTGCAGAGAACAAATCCTTTTGGTTCGTATTTTGAAAAAACTTTTTGCGCGAGAACTGCTACTAGGTATAATCAGTAACTTTTTAAGCGGATTTTTCCCTTTACTTTTACTAGTTATTGGAGGTTTTTTACTAATTTATGGAGAGATTACTTTAGGTACACTGGTTGCTTTCAGTACATATATAGTCAAGTTGCTACAACCGGTATCACGTTTGTCACAATTAAACGTAGGTGTGCAATCAGCGGTAGCTTCAGCTGAAAGGATTCTTAACTTTTTCAATTTAAATGATGTTTGGAACGGCACAAAAATTGAGAAATTTATGGGAAATGGAATATATGTAAAAAATGTATCTTTTTCCTATAACAGTCTTACTCCTATTCTTGATGACATCTCGTTTGAAATCAAAAAAAATCAAATGTTAGGTATCGTAGGCGAAAGTGGATCTGGTAAAACGACTATTGTGAAGCTCCTAACCGGAGAAGTCATTCCGACTAAGGGCGAGATCCACTATGGGGATAACAGATTACACGATTTGAATAAAAATTACTTCTATAAAAATATAGCAGTAGTCACACAAGAAGAATTATTAACAACAGGAACCATATTCAATAATATTGCCTTTGGCAATAAAAATGCTACTTTAGATGAAGTTGTTAATATTTCAAAGAAGGTGGGGCTACATGACTATATCTCATCCCTTCCCGAAAAATATAACACTAATATTATTTCTGGAAAATATGACTTATCGGTAGGCCAGAAACAACGTCTGGCTATAGCAAGGGCATTGCTTCACAATGCACCTGTGCTCATTTTGGATGAGCTAACCTCTGCCCTTGACGCTGAAACTGAATCTCTAATCTTGCGCCTTTTAAATGAGCTTAAGGGTAAACGAACTATCATTATTATTGCTCATAAATTCCAAACAGTCATTCATGCGGATCATATATTAGTTGTTCAAAATGGTCAAATTGTAGAACAGGGCAGCCATGCGGATCTAATGTCTTATAACAGCACTTATTCTAACTCTTATATGAAACAAATAGATTTTCTACAAAATGAAGTGCCGGAGCCCTCCTACAAATAA
- the papB gene encoding PapB family radical SAM/SPASM ranthipeptide maturase has translation MANLIQDREDELIHFHPYKLFEVDSKTFFYNVVTNAIFEIDSLIIDILHSKGKNEEHVVKDLAERYELSQVREAIQNMKEAYIIATDANISDVEKMGILDNSQRVFKLSSLTLFMVQECNLRCTYCYGEEGEYNQKGKMTSEIARSAVDFLIQQSGEIEQLNITFFGGEPLLNFPLIQETVQYVHEQSEIHNKKFSFSITTNGTLITPKIKNFFYKHHFAVQTSIDGDEKTHNFNRFFKGGQGSYDLLLKRTEEMRNDRKIGARGTVTPAELDLSKSFDHLVKLGFRKIYLSPALYSLSDDHYDTLSKEMVKLVEQFRELLEREDYVTAKKMSNVLGMLSKIHSGGPRIHFCGAGTNAAAVDVRGNLFPCHRFVGEDECSIGNLFDEDPLSKQYNFIENSTVRNRTTCSKCWAKNLCGGGCHQENFAENGNVNQPVGKLCKVTKNFINATINLYLQLTQEQRSILFG, from the coding sequence ATGGCTAATCTGATTCAGGATAGAGAAGATGAACTCATTCATTTCCACCCTTATAAATTGTTTGAAGTTGACTCAAAAACCTTCTTTTATAACGTTGTAACGAATGCCATATTTGAGATTGACTCATTAATTATCGATATTCTACATAGTAAAGGCAAAAACGAGGAGCACGTTGTTAAGGATTTAGCCGAGCGTTATGAATTATCACAGGTAAGAGAAGCCATCCAAAATATGAAGGAAGCATACATTATTGCCACAGATGCTAACATATCAGATGTTGAAAAAATGGGGATACTTGATAACTCGCAAAGAGTCTTCAAATTATCCTCTCTGACCTTATTTATGGTGCAAGAATGTAACCTTAGATGTACTTACTGTTATGGGGAGGAAGGAGAATATAATCAAAAAGGGAAAATGACTTCAGAGATTGCTAGATCTGCCGTAGACTTTCTGATCCAACAATCGGGTGAAATAGAGCAATTGAATATCACCTTTTTCGGCGGTGAACCCTTGTTAAATTTCCCTCTCATACAAGAGACGGTACAGTATGTTCATGAGCAATCCGAAATTCATAATAAGAAATTTTCTTTTTCAATAACGACAAATGGTACACTTATCACTCCTAAAATCAAAAACTTTTTTTACAAACATCATTTTGCGGTGCAGACCAGCATAGATGGTGATGAAAAAACGCATAATTTCAATCGTTTTTTTAAAGGTGGACAAGGATCCTACGATTTACTCTTGAAGCGTACAGAAGAAATGAGAAATGATCGTAAAATAGGCGCGCGCGGTACAGTAACTCCTGCAGAGCTTGACCTTTCTAAATCTTTTGATCATTTAGTGAAACTGGGGTTCAGAAAAATATATTTATCTCCAGCACTTTATTCCCTATCGGACGATCATTACGATACTTTATCCAAAGAAATGGTTAAACTCGTAGAGCAATTCCGAGAGTTACTGGAACGTGAAGACTATGTTACAGCCAAAAAAATGTCCAATGTCCTTGGCATGCTTAGTAAAATTCATTCTGGCGGTCCTAGAATCCACTTTTGTGGAGCGGGTACGAATGCGGCCGCTGTTGATGTTAGGGGAAATTTGTTCCCTTGCCATCGTTTTGTAGGCGAGGATGAATGCTCTATTGGCAATCTATTTGATGAAGATCCATTGAGCAAACAGTATAATTTCATTGAGAATTCAACAGTAAGAAATAGAACCACCTGTTCAAAGTGTTGGGCCAAAAATCTTTGTGGTGGTGGATGCCATCAAGAGAACTTCGCGGAGAACGGAAATGTCAATCAACCTGTCGGTAAACTTTGCAAAGTAACTAAGAATTTCATTAACGCTACTATAAATTTATACCTCCAACTTACCCAGGAACAAAGAAGCATCCTTTTTGGTTAG
- the papA gene encoding freyrasin family ranthipeptide has product MLKQINVIAGVKEPIRAYGCSANDACYFCDTRDNCKACDASDFCIKSDT; this is encoded by the coding sequence ATGTTGAAGCAAATCAATGTTATTGCAGGAGTTAAAGAACCAATTCGCGCTTATGGTTGCTCAGCCAATGATGCTTGCTATTTCTGTGATACTAGAGATAACTGCAAAGCATGTGATGCAAGTGATTTTTGTATCAAATCGGATACCTAG
- a CDS encoding ABC transporter ATP-binding protein, whose product MDYIIKTKKLRKQFGMSIAVDDISLHVERGSIYGFLGENGAGKTTTIRMLMRLIEPTNGEVFLFGERLEKSYPSIFSKIGTIIETPGLYENLSARDNLRICCTYMGVQDDGRIERTLTTVGLEHTGKKKFKDFSLGMKQRLGIARALVHDPELLILDEPTNGLDPSGIKEIRQLLKKLCEEQGKTILISSHILSEIQQLATHIGIIHNGKLLAEDRLSRLEEGFEQYTDVKVDDAKAVQAFLYENMKQLKSDLISPQQLRIFSPIENTAMLNRQLIDRQFSVYEIHTTKQTLEEYFLTLISGEGGRHD is encoded by the coding sequence ATGGATTATATTATTAAAACAAAAAAGCTTCGGAAACAGTTTGGGATGTCGATAGCTGTAGACGATATTTCCTTACATGTAGAACGGGGCAGCATCTACGGTTTTCTAGGTGAAAATGGAGCTGGCAAAACAACGACCATCCGCATGCTGATGAGGCTGATTGAGCCTACAAATGGGGAGGTTTTTTTATTTGGCGAGCGGCTAGAGAAAAGCTATCCTTCTATCTTCTCAAAAATAGGTACGATTATCGAAACGCCTGGTTTATACGAAAATCTGAGTGCACGAGATAATCTGAGAATATGCTGTACGTACATGGGGGTACAGGATGATGGGAGAATTGAACGAACCCTAACTACGGTGGGGTTAGAGCATACTGGAAAAAAGAAGTTCAAAGATTTTTCCCTGGGAATGAAACAGCGATTAGGGATTGCCAGGGCCCTTGTCCATGATCCTGAGTTGCTTATATTAGATGAGCCAACGAACGGGTTAGACCCGTCAGGAATTAAGGAAATTCGTCAGCTATTAAAGAAGTTGTGCGAGGAACAAGGGAAAACAATTCTTATTTCTAGCCATATTCTAAGCGAAATTCAACAATTAGCTACACACATCGGGATTATACATAATGGAAAACTGTTAGCGGAGGATCGTTTGAGTCGGTTAGAGGAAGGTTTTGAGCAATATACAGATGTAAAGGTAGACGATGCAAAAGCAGTACAAGCGTTTCTGTATGAGAACATGAAGCAACTTAAATCTGATTTGATATCCCCACAACAACTAAGAATTTTTAGTCCAATTGAAAATACAGCTATGTTAAATAGACAGTTAATAGATCGTCAGTTTTCAGTTTATGAGATACACACCACAAAGCAGACGCTAGAGGAGTACTTTTTGACTCTCATTTCAGGAGAGGGTGGGCGGCATGATTAG
- a CDS encoding ABC transporter permease produces MIRAELIKLKGSKAFLLSYIILLAVVLLEFALSAIFYRYSIDRLGWVYYFTNIDFLVNIAAGFISYYILTGHIFAREYQENTHIFMFTTPVTRVRFYFSKLIIIYGFIIVSLFIVLFLSAVLGMFITNRPLTMAIWVYQIQVFAKMCVMHAMLIPVASFFAIRWKSIMVVVLVVCTVIFLNFMYKSEWYPWIIPYLLSPNEGSAIIYVNTLIAWLSLSITFLLGLFLSLWAYQRRN; encoded by the coding sequence ATGATTAGAGCAGAACTCATTAAGCTTAAAGGATCTAAAGCCTTCTTGTTGAGCTATATTATATTGCTGGCTGTTGTGCTGTTGGAATTCGCTCTAAGCGCTATTTTTTATAGATATTCAATTGATAGGCTCGGTTGGGTCTACTATTTTACAAATATTGATTTCTTAGTTAATATTGCAGCTGGATTTATTAGCTATTACATATTAACCGGTCATATTTTTGCGAGAGAGTACCAGGAAAACACGCACATCTTTATGTTTACCACGCCTGTCACCAGGGTTAGATTTTATTTTAGTAAATTGATCATTATTTATGGGTTTATTATTGTGTCGCTATTTATCGTTCTGTTTCTGTCTGCAGTATTAGGCATGTTCATTACAAATCGGCCTTTAACGATGGCTATCTGGGTATATCAAATCCAGGTATTTGCCAAAATGTGCGTGATGCATGCGATGCTCATCCCGGTCGCCTCTTTTTTTGCTATACGCTGGAAAAGCATTATGGTGGTTGTACTCGTAGTTTGTACTGTTATATTTTTGAATTTTATGTACAAAAGTGAATGGTATCCGTGGATTATACCCTATCTTTTGTCTCCCAATGAAGGAAGTGCGATCATATACGTCAATACTCTCATAGCGTGGTTGAGTTTATCCATAACTTTTCTTCTTGGATTGTTTTTATCCTTATGGGCATATCAAAGAAGAAATTAG
- a CDS encoding ABC transporter permease — protein MLALFKVECLKLKGTKILWLSIIILALTIALEFYSYTGSTKYSIDRDGWNDYFMSVVILINFLTGYMSYYILTCYIYAREYQERTHMALFTSPVRRSRLYFSKLLVIYMYIAVSLLLAFGLSALLGMLITTRPLTFEIVIYQLGIFAKMILMHAMLIPIITFIAIRWRKFVPAIMGMCTVMCLNFVLVNTPGNTFYPWTVPLLFSPHGTLGRTFTNVPGGVISICFIFVLGLLLALRSYIRIETK, from the coding sequence ATGCTTGCCCTGTTCAAAGTAGAGTGCTTGAAACTGAAAGGTACTAAAATTCTTTGGTTAAGCATTATTATTTTAGCATTAACCATTGCTTTGGAATTCTATAGTTATACGGGAAGTACCAAATATTCCATTGACCGTGATGGTTGGAATGACTACTTTATGAGTGTTGTTATTCTTATTAACTTTTTGACTGGGTATATGAGCTACTATATTTTGACTTGCTATATCTATGCGAGGGAGTATCAAGAGAGGACCCATATGGCCTTGTTCACAAGTCCGGTTCGTCGGAGTCGTCTTTACTTCAGCAAGCTGCTTGTTATTTATATGTACATCGCTGTCAGCCTTCTGTTGGCATTTGGGCTATCTGCGCTGTTGGGTATGTTAATTACGACCAGACCGCTAACCTTTGAAATCGTTATATATCAGCTGGGGATCTTCGCCAAAATGATTCTTATGCACGCTATGCTCATCCCGATCATCACGTTCATCGCCATTCGCTGGAGAAAATTTGTGCCCGCCATTATGGGGATGTGTACGGTTATGTGTTTAAATTTTGTTTTGGTTAATACACCTGGAAATACCTTTTATCCATGGACCGTGCCGCTATTGTTTTCTCCGCACGGCACACTGGGCAGAACATTTACGAATGTCCCTGGAGGAGTCATCAGTATTTGTTTCATTTTTGTATTGGGGCTCTTATTGGCGTTAAGAAGCTATATCCGTATAGAGACAAAGTAG
- a CDS encoding putative holin-like toxin, translating into MEVKDALTLMMMFGTLLIALIGLIVTIVIALNQNKKK; encoded by the coding sequence GTGGAGGTTAAGGATGCTCTGACATTAATGATGATGTTCGGCACGCTATTAATAGCGTTGATCGGGTTAATCGTTACGATTGTTATTGCGCTGAACCAAAACAAAAAGAAATAG
- a CDS encoding family 14 glycosylhydrolase — MTLYRSLWKKGCMLLLSLVLSLTAFIGSPSNTASAAVADDFQASVMGPLAKINDWGSFKKQLQTLKNNGVYAITTDVWWGYVESAGDNQFDWSYYKTYANAVKEAGLKWVPIISTHKCGGNVGDDCNIPLPSWLSSKGSADEMQFKDESGYANSEALSPLWSGTGKQYDELYASFAENFAGYKSIIPKIYLSGGPSGELRYPSYYPAAGWSYPGRGKFQAYTETAKNAFRTAMNDKYGSLDKINAAWGTKLTSLSQINPPTDGDGFYTNGGYNSAYGKDFLSWYQSVLEKHLGVIGAAAHKNFDSVFGVRIGAKISGLHWQMNNPAMPHGTEQAGGYYDYNRLIQKFKDADLDLTFTCLEMSDSGTAPNYSLPSTLVDTVSSIANAKGVRLNGENALPTGGSGFQKIEEKITKFGYHGFTLLRINNLVNNDGSPTGELSGFKQYIISKAKPDNNGGTGNKVTIYYKKGFNSPYIHYRPAGGSWTAAPGVKMQDAEISGYAKITVDIGSASQLEAAFNDGNNNWDSNNTKNYSFSTGTSTYTPGNSGNAGTITSGAPAGANPGDGGGTTNKVTVYYKKGFNSPYIHYRPAGGSWTAAPGVKMQDAEISGYAKITVDIGSASQLEAAFNDGNNNWDSNNTKNYLFSTGTSTYTPGSNGAAGTIRTGAPSGSVLSVVTSTYATDLNEVTGPIQTEKLSGVSLNVSTSTYAPNSNGVEVTAQTEAPSGVFTPMDLGTLSKPTSLSTDWSKQSIYFIMTDRFSNGDPSNDNYGGFNSNNSDQRKWHGGDFQGIINKLDYIKNMGFTAIWITPVTMQKSEYAYHGYHTYDFYAVDGHLGTMDKLQELVRKAHDKNIAVMVDVVVNHTGDFQPGNGFAKAPFDKADWYHHNGDITDGDYNSNNQWKIENGDVAGLDDLNHENPATANELKNWIKWLLNETGIDGLRLDTVKHVPKGFLKDFDQAANTFTMGEIFHGDPAYVGDYTRYLDAALDFPMYYTIKDVFGHDQSMRKIKDRYSDDRYYRDAQTNGVFIDNHDVKRFLNDASGKPGANYDKWPQLKTALGFTLTSRGIPIIYQGTEQGFNGGDDPANRENMNFNANHDLYQYIAKLNSVRNNHPALQNGSQKEKWVDDSFYSFQRSKNGDEAIVFINNSWNSQTRTIGNFDNLSNGTRLTNQLSNDSVQINNGSITVTLAPKEVKVFTK, encoded by the coding sequence TTGACCTTGTATCGAAGTCTATGGAAAAAAGGGTGTATGCTTCTACTAAGCCTTGTGCTGTCTCTGACCGCCTTCATTGGCTCACCCTCTAATACGGCGAGCGCTGCGGTTGCAGATGATTTTCAAGCTTCCGTTATGGGACCGCTGGCGAAAATCAATGACTGGGGTTCCTTTAAAAAGCAGCTACAAACGTTGAAAAACAATGGCGTATATGCCATCACTACCGACGTCTGGTGGGGCTATGTGGAGAGCGCAGGAGATAACCAGTTCGATTGGAGTTACTACAAAACCTATGCAAATGCTGTGAAAGAAGCGGGACTGAAGTGGGTTCCTATCATCTCAACGCATAAGTGTGGAGGAAATGTAGGAGATGACTGCAACATCCCACTACCAAGCTGGCTGTCGAGCAAGGGCAGTGCAGATGAGATGCAGTTCAAAGACGAAAGCGGCTATGCCAATAGTGAAGCCCTTTCCCCATTGTGGAGCGGAACCGGTAAACAATATGATGAGCTGTATGCCTCATTCGCTGAAAACTTTGCCGGGTATAAAAGTATCATTCCCAAAATTTATTTGAGCGGCGGTCCTTCCGGGGAATTGCGCTATCCATCCTACTATCCAGCAGCAGGATGGAGCTACCCGGGACGAGGCAAGTTCCAAGCTTATACTGAAACAGCCAAAAATGCATTCCGCACAGCTATGAATGACAAGTACGGATCATTGGACAAGATTAATGCTGCTTGGGGCACCAAGCTTACCAGCCTTAGCCAAATCAATCCACCGACCGACGGAGACGGATTTTACACGAACGGCGGGTATAATTCCGCGTATGGAAAGGATTTCCTATCGTGGTACCAAAGTGTGCTTGAGAAGCATCTAGGTGTCATCGGAGCAGCGGCCCACAAAAACTTCGATTCTGTGTTTGGTGTCCGGATCGGGGCCAAAATTTCTGGTCTGCACTGGCAAATGAACAATCCTGCCATGCCGCACGGCACAGAACAAGCGGGTGGATATTATGATTACAACCGTCTCATTCAGAAATTCAAGGATGCCGATCTAGACTTGACATTTACTTGCCTGGAGATGAGTGACAGTGGCACAGCACCGAATTATTCGCTGCCGTCCACCCTGGTTGATACCGTCTCCTCCATCGCGAATGCCAAGGGTGTTCGCCTGAATGGTGAAAATGCACTTCCGACAGGCGGCAGCGGCTTCCAAAAAATCGAGGAGAAAATCACGAAGTTCGGTTATCACGGGTTTACGTTATTACGCATCAACAATCTCGTCAACAATGATGGCTCACCAACCGGTGAGTTGAGTGGATTCAAACAATATATCATCAGCAAAGCCAAGCCTGACAACAATGGCGGTACAGGCAACAAAGTAACGATATACTATAAAAAAGGCTTCAACTCGCCTTACATTCACTACCGTCCGGCTGGTGGTAGCTGGACTGCTGCACCTGGTGTGAAAATGCAGGATGCCGAAATTAGCGGCTATGCTAAAATTACCGTCGATATCGGTTCTGCCTCCCAATTGGAAGCCGCTTTTAACGACGGCAATAACAACTGGGACAGCAACAACACCAAAAACTACTCCTTCAGCACGGGCACTTCTACGTACACGCCCGGTAATAGTGGCAATGCAGGAACGATCACTTCAGGCGCTCCAGCGGGTGCGAATCCCGGGGATGGCGGCGGTACAACTAACAAAGTAACGGTATACTACAAAAAAGGCTTTAACTCACCTTACATTCACTACCGTCCGGCTGGTGGTAGCTGGACTGCTGCACCTGGTGTGAAAATGCAGGATGCCGAAATTAGCGGCTATGCTAAAATTACCGTCGATATCGGTTCTGCCTCCCAATTGGAAGCCGCTTTTAATGATGGCAATAACAACTGGGACAGCAACAATACCAAAAACTACCTTTTCAGCACTGGAACTTCTACCTACACGCCCGGCTCTAACGGAGCCGCAGGAACTATCCGAACAGGGGCACCTTCCGGGAGCGTCCTCAGCGTAGTGACTTCCACCTACGCAACCGACCTCAACGAAGTTACAGGACCTATCCAAACAGAAAAACTTTCAGGTGTATCCTTAAACGTAAGCACTTCTACCTACGCACCCAACTCTAACGGAGTTGAAGTAACAGCTCAAACGGAGGCGCCTTCGGGCGTCTTCACCCCTATGGATCTGGGTACCCTCTCCAAGCCCACCTCCCTCAGCACAGACTGGAGCAAACAGAGCATTTATTTTATCATGACAGATCGTTTCAGCAACGGTGATCCATCCAATGATAACTACGGTGGCTTCAATTCCAACAATAGTGATCAGCGCAAGTGGCATGGTGGCGATTTTCAAGGTATTATTAACAAACTCGACTACATTAAAAATATGGGGTTTACCGCGATCTGGATTACCCCAGTAACGATGCAAAAGAGTGAATACGCTTACCACGGCTATCATACGTATGATTTTTATGCAGTAGATGGGCATCTCGGAACAATGGACAAGCTCCAAGAGCTGGTTCGCAAGGCACATGACAAAAATATTGCTGTGATGGTGGACGTAGTTGTGAATCACACAGGTGATTTCCAACCGGGGAACGGATTCGCCAAGGCTCCTTTTGACAAAGCAGACTGGTATCATCACAATGGTGACATTACAGACGGGGACTACAACTCCAACAATCAATGGAAAATCGAAAATGGTGACGTGGCTGGACTGGATGACCTAAATCATGAAAACCCCGCTACCGCAAACGAGCTTAAAAACTGGATCAAATGGCTGCTTAATGAGACAGGCATCGATGGACTGCGGTTGGATACTGTCAAGCATGTACCGAAGGGTTTTCTAAAGGATTTTGACCAAGCTGCCAATACCTTCACCATGGGTGAAATTTTCCATGGCGACCCTGCTTATGTGGGCGATTACACCCGGTATCTTGATGCTGCACTAGATTTTCCGATGTATTATACAATCAAGGACGTGTTCGGACACGATCAATCCATGAGAAAAATCAAGGATCGCTACTCCGATGATCGTTACTATCGCGATGCTCAGACCAACGGTGTATTTATCGACAATCATGATGTAAAACGTTTCCTGAATGACGCCTCCGGCAAGCCGGGTGCTAACTATGACAAATGGCCACAGCTCAAAACTGCTTTGGGCTTTACTCTGACGTCACGCGGAATTCCAATCATCTACCAAGGCACTGAGCAAGGCTTTAATGGCGGAGATGATCCCGCCAATCGGGAGAATATGAATTTCAACGCCAACCATGACCTGTATCAGTACATCGCTAAGCTGAACTCTGTGCGCAACAACCACCCTGCTCTGCAAAACGGCAGCCAAAAGGAAAAATGGGTCGACGACTCCTTTTACAGTTTTCAGCGCTCTAAAAATGGCGACGAGGCCATTGTATTTATCAACAACTCCTGGAATAGTCAAACCCGCACGATTGGCAACTTCGATAATCTGTCCAACGGAACCCGCCTGACCAACCAGCTAAGCAACGACTCCGTTCAGATTAACAACGGCTCGATCACCGTAACTCTCGCTCCAAAGGAAGTTAAAGTTTTCACCAAGTAA